A genomic stretch from Hoplias malabaricus isolate fHopMal1 chromosome 4, fHopMal1.hap1, whole genome shotgun sequence includes:
- the LOC136694555 gene encoding hyaluronidase-like has protein sequence MAVIDLLPVVVWGLVIVQGDQLKQAHTPLLPHRPFVVVWNAPTESCRLRFKVDLDLSVFDIVANHNETLSGPNVTIFYHSHLGYYPYYTSYGVPINGGLPQNQSLSKHLNKARADIDKLIPFKDFRGLGVIDWENWRPQWVRNWGSKDIYRNKSKELIRKTHPSWPQSKVENEAKETFEKAGQAFMNSTLLLAESRRPHGLWGFYLFPDCYNYGYKQHPHRYTGECPNVEHVRNDHLMWLWKESTALYPSIYLDYELKSSPNTVKFVHYRVKEAMRIASIAHNDFTLPVFVYSRPFYAYTFTVLSESDLVHTIGESAALGAAGVVLWGSSEYARSQRNCLTVKKYIDGPLGHYVINVTSAAKLCSKALCKKNGKCVRKSLDSGAYLHLNPRFFSIRLNRGNHGPHFHVSGHLTYQDILDMKHKFTCQCYQGWTGIYCEMPQITHPPTPRAKDSFLTELLLILSIHFYCLSVIMFLGLCLIIKCLIL, from the exons ATGGCAGTGATTGACCTGTTGCCAGTGGTGGTGTGGGGACTGGTTATTGTCCAAGGCGACCAGCTGAAGCAAGCCCACACACCTCTACTGCCACATCGGCCATTTGTGGTGGTGTGGAATGCACCCACTGAATCTTGCCGTCTACGATTTAAG gtggacctggACTTGAGTGTCTTTGACATTGTTGCTAACCACAATGAAACACTCAGTGGCCCCAATGTTACAATCTTCTACCACAGTCACCTGGGCTATTACCCTTACTACACCAGTTATGGAGTTCCCATCAATGGAGGCCTGCCACAGAACCAGAGCCTCAGCAAACACCTGAACAAAGCCAGAGCTGACATTGACAAGCTCATCCCATTTAAAGACTTCCGTGGACTTGGCGTCATTGACTGGGAAAACTGGCGCCCACAGTGGGTTCGCAACTGGGGCTCTAAGGACATCTACCGGAACAAATCCAAGGAGCTGATAAGGAAGACCCACCCAAGCTGGCCACAGAGTAAAGTGGAGAACGAAGCTAAGGAGACTTTTGAGAAAGCTGGACAGGCTTTTATGAACTCAACTCTTCTGCTGGCAGAGAGTCGCCGTCCACATGGTCTCTGGGGCTTTTATCTGTTTCCAGACTGTTACAACTACGGCTATAAGCAGCATCCACATCGGTACACAGGAGAGTGTCCTAATGTGGAGCATGTGCGAAATGATCATCTCATGTGGCTTTGGAAGGAAAGCACAGCACTCTATCCATCCATATACTTGGACTATGAGCTGAAGTCTTCTCCCAACACTGTTAAGTTTGTCCACTACCGTGTGAAGGAGGCCATGCGAATTGCCTCAATTGCTCACAATGACTTCACTCTGCCTGTGTTCGTGTACTCCAGACCCTTCTACGCCTACACCTTTACTGTGCTGTCTGAG agTGACCTTGTGCACACTATAGGTGAAAGTGCAGCTCTGGGGGCAGCTGGAGTCGTCCTGTGGGGTTCATCAGAATATGCTCGATCTCAG AGAAACTGTTTGACTGTGAAGAAATACATTGATGGACCACTTGGTCACTACGTCATTAATGTAACCTCTGCAGCCAAACTGTGCAGCAAGGCCCTGTGTAAGAAGAATGGGAAATGTGTCCGGAAAAGCCTGGACTCTGGAGCCTACCTTCACCTGAACCCACGCTTCTTCAGTATCCGATTAAACAGAGGAAACCATGGGCCACATTTTCATGTCAGTGGACATCTCACCTACCAGGACATTCTGGACATGAAGCACAAGTTCACCTGCCAGTGCTACCAAGGCTGGACAGGCATCTACTGTGAGATGCCCCAAATAACACACCCACCAACTCCCAGAGCAAAGGACAGCTTCCTCACTGAGTTGCTGCTCATACTATCCATTCACTTCTACTGCCTGTCTGTCATCATGTTTCTGGGGCTTTGCCTCATCATAAAATGTCTCATCCTATAA